The following proteins come from a genomic window of Polaribacter dokdonensis:
- a CDS encoding alpha-1,2-fucosyltransferase has translation MVIVRILGGLGNQMFQYAYAKSLALKGLKVQIDISKFKSYKLHGGYHLDQFNIDLETSSQLPVLLSKIGLKKSIKEKSLLFDENLLKVDENAFIKGYFQTEKYFLDIRDILLKQFTIKSELSSSTKAIKNQINSCEVSCSLHIRRGDYISDKKANKVHGTCDLAYYQRAIFYISDQYKNVHFFVFSDDIAWVKSNLNVENATFIYHKVIPHEDQYLMSLCKHNITANSSFSWWGAWLNQHQEKIVIAPKQWFVEKENEVACKSWIKL, from the coding sequence ATGGTTATTGTTAGAATTCTTGGTGGCCTTGGAAACCAAATGTTTCAATATGCATACGCAAAATCTTTAGCCCTTAAAGGATTAAAAGTACAAATAGATATATCTAAATTTAAAAGCTACAAATTACATGGTGGTTATCATTTAGATCAGTTTAATATTGATTTAGAAACTTCATCACAATTACCTGTACTACTTTCTAAAATAGGTCTAAAAAAATCAATAAAAGAGAAAAGTTTATTGTTTGATGAAAATCTGCTAAAAGTTGATGAGAATGCCTTTATAAAAGGATATTTTCAAACTGAAAAATACTTCTTAGATATTAGAGATATTCTCTTGAAGCAATTTACCATTAAAAGTGAACTATCATCATCAACCAAAGCAATTAAAAATCAAATTAATTCTTGTGAAGTTAGTTGCTCTCTGCACATAAGGAGAGGCGATTATATTTCTGACAAAAAAGCGAATAAAGTTCATGGCACTTGCGATTTAGCTTATTATCAAAGAGCTATTTTCTATATTTCTGATCAATACAAAAATGTTCATTTTTTTGTATTTTCTGATGATATAGCTTGGGTAAAAAGTAACTTAAATGTAGAAAATGCGACTTTTATATATCATAAAGTAATTCCTCACGAAGACCAATATTTAATGAGTCTATGCAAACATAATATAACTGCAAATAGCAGTTTTTCTTGGTGGGGAGCTTGGTTAAATCAACATCAGGAGAAAATTGTTATAGCTCCTAAACAATGGTTTGTAGAAAAAGAAAATGAAGTAGCATGTAAATCCTGGATTAAATTATGA
- the menD gene encoding 2-succinyl-5-enolpyruvyl-6-hydroxy-3-cyclohexene-1-carboxylic-acid synthase yields the protein MYPKKELAQLVIAACQQFNVDTVVISPGSRNAPLTIGFSNHPEIETLSVVDERCAAFFALGIAQQTQKPVAVLCTSGSALLNYYPAISEAFYSNIPLVVISADRPKHLIDIGDGQTIRQENVFENHILFSANLIENPKFKTRNAQLIGEALQLANSNKGPVHINVPFDEPLYETVNQLSNFHFPHISSSSLDNSNINYSELAKIWNSAEKKMLVIGVNYPDTELHKLMDLYSEDDSVILLTETTSNLHHSKAINAIDQLIFSLGDEEFKELQPDILITFGGMIVSKRIKRFLRDYRPKHHWNIDEKKATNTFFCLSEFIQTKPVDFFTKFNSIISKKQSNYQPKWLAIRDKRRQKHAEYLASIEHSDLKVFEQVLESIPKESQLQFSNSAIIRYGQMFTIDTTLEVFCNRGTSGIDGSTSTAIGAAFACNKQTVFITGDLSFFYDSNGLWNKNIPTNFRIILVNNSGGGIFKIIPGPKTTNATQYFETPHCLTAEHLCKMHNFEYQKAFSTISVQEELENFYKESNQPKILEIFTPSIENDKILKEYFKYIK from the coding sequence ATGTATCCAAAAAAAGAACTTGCACAATTAGTAATAGCAGCCTGTCAACAATTTAATGTTGATACAGTAGTTATTTCTCCAGGTTCTAGAAATGCGCCTTTAACGATTGGTTTTTCTAACCATCCAGAAATAGAAACGTTAAGTGTTGTAGATGAAAGATGTGCAGCTTTTTTTGCTTTAGGTATAGCACAGCAAACACAAAAGCCAGTGGCAGTTTTATGTACTTCTGGTTCTGCATTACTAAATTATTATCCTGCAATTTCAGAGGCTTTTTATAGTAATATTCCTTTAGTTGTAATTTCTGCAGATAGGCCAAAACATTTAATAGATATTGGTGATGGTCAAACAATTCGTCAGGAAAACGTATTTGAAAATCATATTTTATTTTCAGCTAACCTTATAGAGAATCCTAAGTTCAAAACCAGAAATGCACAATTAATTGGTGAGGCTTTGCAGTTGGCAAACTCTAATAAAGGTCCTGTACATATAAATGTTCCTTTTGATGAGCCTTTGTACGAAACTGTAAATCAATTAAGTAATTTTCATTTTCCTCATATAAGCAGTAGTTCATTAGATAATTCTAATATTAATTATTCAGAATTGGCCAAAATTTGGAATTCAGCAGAAAAAAAGATGCTAGTAATTGGCGTTAATTATCCAGATACTGAGTTGCATAAATTAATGGATTTGTATTCTGAAGATGATTCTGTGATTCTACTTACTGAAACCACATCTAATCTGCATCATTCTAAAGCAATAAACGCTATAGATCAATTAATTTTTTCTTTAGGTGATGAAGAGTTTAAAGAATTACAGCCAGATATTTTAATCACTTTTGGTGGTATGATTGTTTCTAAAAGAATTAAACGATTCTTAAGAGATTACCGGCCTAAACATCATTGGAATATTGATGAAAAGAAAGCAACAAATACTTTTTTCTGCTTGTCTGAATTTATACAAACGAAACCAGTCGATTTTTTTACTAAATTTAATAGTATTATATCTAAGAAGCAGAGTAATTATCAACCTAAATGGTTAGCTATTAGAGATAAAAGAAGGCAAAAACATGCTGAGTATTTGGCTAGCATAGAGCATTCAGATTTAAAAGTTTTTGAACAAGTTTTAGAAAGTATTCCAAAAGAAAGTCAGTTGCAATTTAGTAATAGTGCTATTATTAGATATGGACAAATGTTTACCATTGATACAACCTTAGAGGTTTTCTGTAACAGAGGTACAAGTGGTATAGATGGTAGTACATCAACTGCAATTGGAGCAGCTTTTGCTTGCAATAAACAAACCGTTTTTATTACTGGAGATTTAAGTTTTTTCTACGATAGTAATGGTTTATGGAATAAAAACATTCCTACTAATTTTAGAATTATTTTAGTAAATAATTCAGGAGGAGGAATTTTTAAAATTATTCCTGGCCCCAAAACAACAAATGCAACTCAATATTTTGAAACTCCACATTGTTTAACAGCAGAACATCTATGCAAAATGCATAATTTTGAGTATCAAAAAGCGTTTTCAACAATTTCTGTTCAAGAAGAGTTAGAAAATTTTTATAAAGAATCAAATCAACCTAAAATTTTAGAAATCTTTACCCCAAGTATAGAGAATGATAAAATTTTAAAAGAATATTTTAAATATATCAAATAA
- a CDS encoding phospho-sugar mutase produces MTDFVNKAKQWLTPTFDAETQSEIQNLIDSNQSELADRFYKDMEFGTGGMRGVMGAGTNRINKYTLGRATQGLSNYLIENVSKKEIRVVIAYDCRHNSKKFAKVVADVLSANNIKVFLFEDLRPTPELSFAVRHLNCDAGIVLTASHNPPEYNGYKVYWADGGQIVPPHDSGIIGKVNALEFSEINFDANEDLIEVIGKNVDDVFIEASVKNGSLSDKIDRNSLKIVFTPLHGTSIMSIPDALKGAGYTDVHIVEEQRKPNGDFPTVKSPNPEEPEALQMATELANNIGADIVIGTDPDCDRLGVAVRDLNGDMKLLNGNQTMVVMTDFLLRKWKEEGKINGKQFVGSTIVSTELVNQIAANYNVETKVGLTGFKWIAKMVVDFPELDFIGGGEESFGYMVGDFVRDKDAVTATLLACEVAAYAKQNGSSFYHELLNLYVENSFYKEHLISITKKGMDGAAEIQQMLSDMRNNPLTKIDGEKIESLSDYQASTKKSLITGEVSTMDIPKSNVLIYQTASGTRIAARPSGTEPKIKFYFSVNAPLDKVENAEKVEDALDAKIQRIIKEMKLH; encoded by the coding sequence ATGACAGACTTTGTTAACAAGGCAAAACAGTGGTTAACTCCAACTTTTGACGCAGAAACACAATCAGAAATTCAAAATTTAATCGATTCTAATCAATCTGAATTAGCAGATCGTTTTTATAAAGATATGGAGTTTGGTACAGGAGGTATGAGAGGTGTAATGGGTGCTGGTACTAATAGAATAAACAAATATACTTTAGGTAGAGCTACTCAAGGTTTATCTAACTATTTAATAGAAAATGTTTCTAAAAAAGAAATTAGAGTTGTTATTGCATACGATTGCAGACATAATAGTAAAAAGTTTGCAAAAGTGGTTGCAGATGTTTTATCTGCCAATAATATTAAAGTTTTTCTATTCGAAGATTTAAGGCCCACTCCAGAATTATCATTTGCAGTTCGTCATTTAAACTGTGATGCAGGTATAGTATTAACAGCATCTCACAATCCACCTGAATACAATGGTTACAAAGTATATTGGGCAGATGGTGGTCAAATTGTTCCTCCACATGATAGTGGAATAATTGGTAAGGTAAATGCATTAGAGTTTTCTGAAATAAATTTTGATGCCAATGAAGATTTAATTGAGGTTATAGGTAAAAATGTAGACGATGTTTTTATTGAAGCTTCCGTAAAAAACGGTTCTTTATCAGATAAAATAGATAGAAATAGTCTAAAAATTGTTTTTACACCTTTGCATGGTACATCAATCATGTCTATACCAGATGCCTTAAAAGGTGCAGGTTACACAGATGTTCATATTGTTGAAGAGCAACGTAAACCAAATGGAGATTTTCCTACAGTAAAATCACCAAATCCAGAAGAGCCAGAAGCATTACAAATGGCTACAGAATTAGCCAATAATATTGGTGCAGATATAGTAATTGGTACAGACCCAGATTGTGATAGATTAGGTGTTGCTGTTAGAGATTTAAATGGTGATATGAAATTATTAAATGGTAACCAGACTATGGTTGTTATGACAGATTTCTTATTAAGAAAATGGAAAGAAGAAGGTAAAATTAATGGAAAACAATTTGTAGGATCTACAATTGTTTCTACTGAATTAGTAAACCAAATTGCAGCCAATTATAATGTTGAAACTAAAGTTGGTTTAACAGGTTTTAAATGGATTGCAAAAATGGTAGTAGATTTTCCAGAACTTGATTTTATTGGTGGTGGAGAAGAAAGTTTTGGTTACATGGTTGGAGACTTCGTTAGAGATAAAGATGCAGTTACAGCAACTCTGTTAGCTTGCGAAGTTGCAGCATATGCAAAACAAAATGGAAGTTCATTTTATCATGAATTACTTAACCTGTATGTAGAAAATAGTTTTTACAAAGAGCACTTAATTTCAATTACCAAAAAAGGTATGGATGGTGCTGCAGAAATACAACAAATGTTAAGTGATATGAGAAACAATCCATTAACTAAAATTGATGGAGAAAAAATAGAATCTCTATCTGATTATCAAGCATCAACCAAAAAGAGTTTAATAACTGGTGAGGTTTCTACAATGGACATACCAAAATCTAATGTTCTTATTTATCAAACTGCATCTGGAACCAGAATTGCAGCAAGACCTAGTGGAACAGAGCCTAAAATAAAATTTTATTTTAGTGTGAATGCTCCTTTAGATAAAGTTGAAAATGCAGAAAAAGTAGAAGACGCTTTAGATGCTAAGATTCAACGAATCATAAAAGAGATGAAATTACATTAA
- a CDS encoding glycosyltransferase family 2 protein, with protein MEISVVIPLLNEEESLQELHDWIANVMQSNRYLYEIIFIDDGSTDASWKKIEELSNKNQSVKGIRFQKNYGKSQALDAGFELAQGRVVITMDADLQDNPEEIPELYNLIVDENFDLISGWKKKRYDNVVTKNLPSKLFNAAARKTSGLKLHDFNCGLKAYKNEVIKSIKVSGEMHRYIPVLAKNEGYHKIGEKVVQHQARKYGETKFGMDRFVNGFLDLITISFLSKFGKRPMHFFGLWGTFMFLFGTSAAFYIGAFKLYKVFNGIKTILVTDNPWFYIALTSMILGTLLFLAGFLGELIIKSKNNEKHYTIKEKLNF; from the coding sequence ATGGAAATTTCGGTAGTAATACCACTTCTTAATGAAGAAGAATCTTTACAAGAATTACACGATTGGATTGCAAATGTTATGCAATCCAATCGTTATTTATATGAAATTATTTTTATTGATGATGGGAGTACAGATGCTTCTTGGAAAAAAATAGAAGAATTATCTAATAAAAATCAATCAGTAAAAGGAATTCGCTTTCAAAAAAACTATGGAAAATCTCAGGCACTAGATGCCGGATTTGAATTGGCACAAGGTAGAGTTGTAATTACCATGGATGCTGATTTGCAAGATAATCCAGAAGAAATACCTGAGCTATACAATTTAATTGTAGATGAAAATTTTGATCTAATTTCTGGGTGGAAAAAGAAACGTTATGATAACGTTGTAACAAAAAACTTACCTTCTAAATTGTTTAATGCTGCCGCCAGAAAAACTTCTGGTTTAAAACTTCATGATTTTAATTGTGGTTTAAAAGCATACAAAAACGAGGTAATCAAGAGCATTAAAGTAAGTGGTGAAATGCACAGGTATATACCTGTTTTAGCCAAAAATGAAGGCTATCATAAAATTGGAGAAAAGGTAGTGCAACATCAAGCAAGAAAGTATGGAGAAACTAAATTTGGAATGGATCGATTCGTGAATGGTTTTTTAGATTTAATTACCATTTCATTTCTATCTAAGTTTGGTAAAAGACCTATGCATTTTTTTGGTCTTTGGGGTACTTTTATGTTTTTATTTGGAACATCTGCAGCATTTTATATTGGTGCTTTTAAACTTTACAAAGTTTTCAACGGAATTAAAACTATACTTGTTACAGATAACCCTTGGTTTTATATTGCATTAACTTCCATGATTTTAGGTACTTTACTCTTCTTAGCAGGATTTCTTGGAGAACTTATTATTAAATCTAAAAACAATGAAAAACACTATACAATAAAAGAAAAACTAAATTTCTAA
- a CDS encoding DUF4199 domain-containing protein, with translation MENQASSKSIILNNGLYYGIVTILASLVIYALGMHLEPTGGYINFAVIAIALIAFPIMGMSTFKKNNGGFMTWGQGVKIGVGIVIIGSLIGVLYQHIFTGFIEPEFYAQVEEMTRKGLFDAGMTEEQINAQIEMQSKFQGTIIGDAIGLLFMAFVGFVVSAIVAAVKKHTEEETY, from the coding sequence ATGGAAAACCAAGCAAGTAGTAAAAGTATTATTTTAAATAACGGTTTATATTATGGAATCGTAACAATTTTAGCTAGTCTAGTAATTTATGCTTTAGGCATGCATTTAGAACCAACAGGAGGCTATATTAACTTCGCTGTTATTGCTATTGCCTTAATTGCATTTCCAATTATGGGAATGTCTACATTTAAGAAAAACAATGGAGGCTTTATGACTTGGGGTCAAGGAGTAAAAATTGGAGTAGGTATTGTTATTATTGGGTCTCTAATTGGAGTTTTATATCAGCATATATTTACAGGATTTATTGAGCCAGAATTTTATGCTCAAGTAGAAGAAATGACTAGAAAAGGTCTTTTTGATGCAGGAATGACTGAAGAACAAATTAATGCTCAAATCGAAATGCAAAGTAAATTTCAAGGTACTATTATAGGAGATGCTATTGGATTATTATTTATGGCATTTGTAGGTTTTGTAGTTTCTGCAATAGTTGCAGCTGTTAAAAAACATACAGAAGAAGAAACATATTAA
- a CDS encoding ABC transporter ATP-binding protein, giving the protein MGYFKDILKYEKKYRKFTLLNVVFNIFYAIFNVLSVLAFIPVLGILFETDKEIVVEPTYNGITNIGSYLKESFYFFISEKIENDGQIQTLLFICLLALSLFFLKNFFRYLASYVITFLRTGIVKDLRDKLYHKIVELPISYFTEKRKGDIIARMTADVQEVEVSILTSIETIVREPLTVVIAISIMLFMSVKLTLFVFILLPVSGFIISSISKKLKANSVKAQQETGTFLSFIEETLSGLRVIKGFNSEKIIERKFNNSTTTFKNLMTSVFHRQTLASPMSEFLGSATIIAILWFGGREVLSNTSSLQPDEFMGYIVLFYTVLNPIKLITTSYYNIQKGEASAERIMQVLNTENHIKDKPDATVKSEFNSKIEFKNISFKYKKDYVLKDFSLTINKGETVALVGQSGSGKSTLANLITRFYDVNSGDILIDGESIKNITKKSLRDLMGIVTQESILFNDTVENNIKLGTENASSEEILEASEIANANEFIQNLPEKFQTNIGDSGGTLSGGQKQRLSIARAVLKNPPIMILDEATSALDTESEQLVQLALEKMMQNRTSLVIAHRLSTIQKADTIVVMKKGQIVEQGKHEELLTKKGEYFKLVTMQSLS; this is encoded by the coding sequence ATGGGTTATTTTAAAGATATTCTTAAATACGAGAAAAAGTATAGAAAGTTTACACTACTAAATGTAGTTTTTAATATTTTCTATGCCATTTTTAACGTTCTTTCTGTATTAGCTTTTATTCCTGTTTTAGGAATTTTGTTTGAGACAGATAAAGAAATTGTAGTAGAGCCAACATATAATGGGATTACTAATATTGGTTCGTATTTAAAAGAGAGTTTCTATTTTTTTATATCAGAAAAAATTGAAAATGATGGACAAATACAAACACTTTTATTTATTTGTTTATTGGCACTATCATTATTCTTTTTAAAGAATTTCTTTAGGTATTTAGCTTCTTATGTAATTACCTTTTTAAGAACAGGTATTGTTAAAGATTTAAGAGATAAACTATATCATAAAATTGTAGAACTGCCTATCTCCTATTTCACTGAAAAACGAAAAGGAGATATTATTGCAAGAATGACTGCAGATGTGCAAGAAGTAGAAGTATCTATTTTAACCTCTATAGAAACCATTGTTAGAGAACCTTTAACTGTAGTTATTGCAATTTCTATTATGTTATTTATGAGTGTAAAACTTACACTCTTTGTATTTATTCTTTTACCTGTATCTGGCTTTATTATTTCATCAATAAGTAAAAAATTAAAAGCTAATTCAGTTAAAGCGCAGCAAGAAACTGGTACGTTTTTATCGTTTATAGAAGAAACATTGTCTGGTTTAAGAGTTATAAAAGGCTTTAATTCAGAAAAAATAATTGAGCGTAAATTCAATAACTCAACTACAACTTTTAAGAATTTAATGACTAGCGTTTTTCATAGACAAACACTTGCATCACCAATGAGTGAGTTTTTAGGTTCTGCAACAATAATCGCTATTCTTTGGTTTGGAGGTAGAGAGGTTTTATCTAATACTAGTTCTTTACAACCAGATGAATTTATGGGTTATATTGTTTTATTTTACACAGTACTAAACCCAATAAAACTTATAACTACATCTTACTATAATATTCAGAAAGGAGAAGCTTCTGCAGAACGAATTATGCAAGTTCTCAATACAGAAAACCATATTAAGGATAAACCAGACGCTACTGTAAAAAGTGAATTTAATAGTAAGATTGAGTTTAAAAACATCTCTTTTAAGTACAAGAAAGATTACGTTTTAAAAGATTTTTCTTTAACAATTAACAAAGGAGAAACTGTTGCTTTAGTTGGTCAGTCAGGAAGTGGTAAATCTACTTTAGCCAATTTAATTACACGTTTTTATGATGTAAATTCAGGTGATATTCTAATTGATGGAGAAAGTATTAAAAACATCACCAAAAAATCTTTAAGAGATTTAATGGGTATTGTAACTCAGGAATCAATTTTATTTAATGACACTGTAGAAAACAATATAAAGTTAGGTACAGAAAATGCTTCTTCTGAAGAAATTCTAGAAGCTTCTGAAATTGCAAATGCAAACGAATTCATTCAAAATTTACCCGAAAAATTTCAAACGAATATTGGTGATAGTGGAGGCACTTTATCTGGAGGTCAAAAACAACGTTTATCTATTGCAAGAGCAGTTTTAAAGAATCCACCAATAATGATTTTAGATGAAGCTACTTCTGCTTTAGATACTGAATCTGAGCAATTGGTACAGTTGGCATTAGAAAAAATGATGCAGAACAGAACTTCTTTAGTAATTGCACACAGATTGTCTACCATTCAAAAAGCAGATACTATAGTTGTAATGAAAAAAGGACAAATAGTAGAACAAGGTAAACATGAGGAGCTACTCACTAAAAAAGGTGAATACTTTAAGTTAGTAACAATGCAAAGTTTAAGCTAA
- a CDS encoding SDR family oxidoreductase produces MSKIVLVTGASSGIGKAVATYLQQKGYQVYGTSRNPKNLENFTFELIALDVLDNDSIKAAVKYIIDKSGSLDVLVNNAGMGITGPIEDTPTAEMKAVFDTNLFGAIDVMKAVLPQMRKQKSGTIANVTSIAGYMGLPFRSLYSGSKGALELITEGVSMEVKGFGINVVSIAPGDFATNIAAGRYHTPIFEDSAYKIDYENNLKIIDADVDGGKDPIEMAKVIYKITNTKNPKIHYKVGNPLEKFSIVLKRILPDRIYEKILMNHYKL; encoded by the coding sequence ATGTCTAAAATAGTTTTAGTTACAGGAGCATCATCAGGAATAGGAAAAGCTGTAGCCACTTATTTACAGCAAAAAGGATATCAGGTTTATGGAACTAGTAGAAATCCTAAAAATTTAGAAAATTTTACTTTTGAATTAATTGCTTTAGATGTTTTAGATAATGATTCTATTAAAGCTGCAGTTAAATATATTATTGATAAGAGTGGAAGCCTAGATGTATTAGTAAATAATGCAGGTATGGGTATTACTGGTCCTATTGAAGATACGCCTACAGCAGAAATGAAAGCCGTTTTTGATACTAATTTATTTGGAGCTATAGATGTAATGAAAGCAGTATTGCCACAAATGAGAAAACAAAAATCTGGAACTATAGCAAATGTAACTTCAATTGCTGGTTATATGGGTTTACCTTTTAGAAGTTTATATTCAGGTTCTAAAGGTGCTTTAGAACTAATTACAGAGGGTGTTAGTATGGAGGTTAAAGGTTTTGGAATAAATGTAGTAAGTATTGCTCCAGGTGACTTTGCTACGAATATTGCTGCAGGAAGATACCATACACCTATTTTTGAAGATTCTGCTTACAAAATAGATTATGAAAATAATTTAAAAATTATTGATGCAGATGTTGATGGAGGTAAGGACCCTATTGAAATGGCAAAAGTTATCTACAAAATTACAAATACGAAGAATCCTAAAATTCATTACAAGGTTGGGAATCCTTTAGAAAAGTTTTCGATTGTATTAAAAAGAATTTTACCAGACAGAATTTATGAGAAAATTTTAATGAATCACTATAAACTTTAA
- the fsa gene encoding fructose-6-phosphate aldolase, which produces MKFFVDTANLEQIKEAQALGVLDGVTTNPSLMAKEGITGQDNIINHYKAICELVDGDVSAEVISTDFDGMVKEGEALAALNPQIVVKLPMIKDGIKACKYFSSKGIKTNVTLVFSAGQALLAAKAGATYVSPFIGRLDDISTDGLNLIAEIRTIYNNYGFETEILAASVRHTMHVIDCAKIGADVMTGPLSAIEGLLKHPLTDIGLAKFLADFNKGN; this is translated from the coding sequence ATGAAATTTTTCGTAGATACTGCTAATTTAGAGCAGATTAAAGAAGCACAAGCTTTAGGTGTTTTAGATGGTGTAACAACTAACCCATCATTAATGGCTAAAGAAGGTATTACTGGTCAAGATAATATCATCAATCATTATAAAGCAATTTGTGAATTAGTAGATGGAGATGTTTCTGCAGAGGTTATTTCTACAGATTTTGATGGAATGGTTAAAGAAGGTGAAGCATTAGCAGCTTTAAATCCTCAGATTGTAGTAAAATTACCTATGATTAAAGACGGAATTAAAGCTTGTAAGTATTTCTCATCAAAAGGAATTAAAACAAATGTAACTTTAGTTTTTTCTGCTGGGCAAGCTTTATTAGCAGCCAAAGCAGGTGCAACTTATGTATCTCCTTTTATTGGTAGATTAGATGATATTTCTACAGATGGTTTAAACTTAATTGCAGAAATTAGAACAATTTACAACAACTATGGTTTTGAAACTGAAATTTTAGCAGCTTCTGTAAGACACACAATGCATGTTATTGATTGTGCTAAAATTGGTGCAGATGTTATGACTGGTCCTTTAAGTGCTATTGAAGGTTTATTAAAGCACCCATTAACAGATATTGGTTTGGCTAAATTTTTAGCAGATTTTAATAAAGGAAACTAA
- a CDS encoding CCA tRNA nucleotidyltransferase encodes MNYKEALSSEIFMFISQASKNLKIDSYVIGGFVRDFFLKRGTAKDIDVVAIGSGIDLALQVSKLLPNKPKVQVFKTYGTAMLRYKDVEIEFVGARKESYSEESRNPEVSVGTLQDDQNRRDFTINALALSLNESNYGDMLDPFNGIQDLEDKTIRTPLNPDITYSDDPLRMMRAIRFATQLNFKIEASSLAAISKNAHRLKIITKERIVVELNKILASAEPSIGFLLLEKTKLLPQILPELIALKGVEEVEGQKHKDNFYHTLEVVDNIAKHTEDVWLRWAALLHDVGKAPTKRFSKKVGWTFHSHEFVGSKMVYKIFKRLKMPLNAKMKFVQKMVLLSSRPIVLASDVTDSAVRRLVFDAGDEINDLMTLCEADITTKNPRKFKKYHKNFELVRTKIKEVEERDRIRNFQPPITGEEIMKAFNIKPCREIGQIKEAIKEAILEGDIPNEHQASYDFMIEKGLALGLKLA; translated from the coding sequence ATGAATTACAAAGAAGCCTTATCCTCAGAAATATTTATGTTCATTTCTCAAGCCTCAAAAAATCTAAAAATAGATTCTTATGTGATTGGTGGTTTTGTACGTGATTTCTTTTTGAAAAGAGGTACTGCTAAAGATATAGATGTTGTTGCAATTGGTAGTGGAATTGATTTGGCTTTACAAGTATCAAAGCTGTTACCAAATAAACCAAAAGTTCAAGTTTTTAAAACGTATGGTACAGCTATGTTACGTTATAAAGATGTAGAAATTGAGTTTGTTGGGGCTAGAAAAGAATCGTATTCAGAAGAAAGTAGAAACCCAGAAGTTTCTGTTGGCACGTTACAAGATGATCAGAATAGAAGAGATTTTACCATAAATGCATTGGCTCTAAGTTTAAATGAATCTAATTATGGTGATATGTTAGACCCTTTTAATGGTATTCAAGATTTAGAGGATAAAACTATTAGAACTCCTTTAAATCCAGATATTACTTATTCTGATGATCCATTAAGAATGATGCGTGCCATACGTTTTGCAACTCAATTAAATTTTAAAATCGAAGCTTCTTCTTTGGCTGCCATTTCTAAAAATGCACATCGTTTAAAAATCATTACAAAAGAACGCATAGTAGTAGAATTAAATAAAATATTGGCTTCTGCAGAGCCATCAATTGGTTTTTTATTGCTGGAAAAAACGAAATTATTACCTCAAATTTTACCAGAATTAATTGCTTTAAAAGGAGTAGAGGAAGTAGAAGGACAAAAGCATAAAGACAACTTTTATCACACTCTTGAAGTAGTTGATAATATTGCCAAACATACAGAAGATGTATGGTTAAGATGGGCTGCTTTATTGCATGATGTTGGAAAAGCACCTACCAAAAGATTTTCTAAAAAAGTAGGCTGGACGTTTCATAGCCATGAGTTTGTGGGTTCTAAAATGGTTTACAAGATTTTTAAAAGGTTAAAAATGCCATTAAATGCGAAGATGAAGTTTGTGCAAAAAATGGTGTTATTAAGTTCTAGACCTATTGTTTTAGCATCAGATGTTACAGACTCTGCTGTTAGACGATTAGTTTTTGATGCAGGTGACGAAATTAATGATTTAATGACATTATGTGAAGCAGATATTACTACTAAAAACCCTAGAAAATTTAAGAAATATCACAAAAATTTTGAGTTAGTAAGAACCAAAATTAAAGAAGTAGAAGAAAGAGATCGAATTCGAAATTTTCAGCCACCAATTACTGGTGAAGAAATTATGAAGGCTTTTAATATAAAACCTTGCAGAGAAATTGGTCAAATAAAAGAGGCTATTAAAGAAGCAATTCTAGAAGGAGATATACCTAATGAGCACCAAGCTTCTTATGACTTTATGATTGAAAAAGGTTTGGCTTTGGGTTTAAAATTAGCTTAA